The Jiangella sp. DSM 45060 genome contains the following window.
CCCGGTGTCGTCCTTGACGATCTCGGCGACGGCCGAGCCCGACGTCGTCCACGGGATGTCGGGCCGGCTCTGCCCGAGGTCGCCGAAGTAGGGGCGCAGGTCGTCGGACCGCTCGCCCGGCGTCTCGAGCCAGGCGACGACGGCGCGCTCGGCGAACTCGCTGACGGCGGCGGCCTCGCCGATGCGGTCGACGGAGCCGTCCTGGCTCACGACCGGCCGGCTCTCGGGCATGAGCACCTGCAGCGCCAGCGCCAGCGGGCCGGCGACGAGCGCGACCCACAGCAGGCCGACGACGACGCGGGTGGCGAGCTGGGAGCCGCCGGTCCACGTGTGCTGCTCGGACCGCGGGCCGCCGGTGTCGGCGTCGTGGGAGTCGGCGGTGCGGCCGTCTGCGGCCGGGGTGCCGGCGTTGGCGCCGCGCGTACCCGCCCCGCGCCCGCGGGCCTTGCGCCCGCCGGCGTCGGCGTCGTCGTCCTTCGGTGGACCGAAGCCCCAGTTGATCTTCATGGCGCCGGTTCCTCGTGAGTGGCGTCGTGCCGGTGCGGGCTCGAGGACGGCGGAGCCACCTCACCGTCCGAGCCCGCACCGGAGCCTGTGCCGACCACGCCCGGCTCCCACGGCTCGGAGATCTCCGTGACGTGCACCAGCCGCTCGAGCGCCTCCTGCGCGCGGTCGGCGTTGGCGCCCACGGCGTCGTGCAGCCGCTTGGCCGCGTCGCGATCGAAGGGGTCGGCGATGAGGTGAGCGAGCTCGCGGTCGATGGCCCGTCGCGCCGCCAGAACCGTGGCCGCGTCCATGAGGGACTGCCGGTTGCTGAAGCGCTGTGTCATCTCGGGCTCCTCGGTCGGCGGGTCGGTTGTCTGCGTAGGTGCCGGGGGGTGGCGTCCTGTGACGGGGTGATCGGGGCGGGTTGCGGCGGCGGATCGGGCATTTGGATCATCACGGTCATCGGGCAAGCCGCTGACCTGCGCACTCCCCGACCGGGCAAGCGAAATTCCGCCCTCTCGACCCTTCCGGGCAAGACCCAGGGCAAGCCCCTCCGACCACGGTTGAAGCGTCGATCCACCCCGGAGGAGACACCCGATGCCGACACCCGTCACCACCGCCCCCGACGTCACCCGCAGCGGCGCCCGCCGTCGTGCCGACGCGAGTCTCGTGGGCCGGTTGAACACCGAATGGAGCGGGCTGTGCGCCGACCCGCGCACCGAGTCCGCGGTCGCCCAATGGGCCCGCCGGCACCCCGAGCTGTCCGGCTGCCTCGCCCTCGAGGACGTCGAACTCGCCGTCGCCGCGGCCGGCGCCGAGCAGGCCGACCGCATCCTGCTCGCGCTGCTGCGCCTCGCCCGGGCCGGCGACTCACTGGCCGGGCGGACCGTCCTGCAGCTCATGCTCGGCAAGGCGGTCCGCATCGCCATGACGCGGTCCGGCCGCGACACGAAGCCGGCGCTCGAGCACACCGCGGTCGCCGCCCTGTGGACGACCATCGCGACGTACCCGATCGAGCGGCGGCCGGTGAAGGTGGCGGCGAACCTCGCCATGGAGACGCTGCGCGCCGTCACCGGTGAGCTGACCCATCAGCTGAGCGAGACCCCCACCAGTCCCGACGTCCTGGCCGCCGACCTCATGCCGCTGCCGCCGTCCGAGCGGACCACCGCCGACCACGAACTGCTCGATCTCCTCACGTGGGCGGTCGACGACGGCACCATCACGGCGGCCGATGCCACGCTGATCCTCGACATCTACACGCCGGCCCCCGGCACCGAGGGCGGCGCAGCGGCGGCCGAACGGCACGGGCTCAGCTGGGCGGCCGCGCGGCAACGGGCCAGCCGCGCCATCCGCAAGGTGGCGCGCGCCCTCCGCGCCGACGTCCCCGCGGCGGCGTGACCGGCCCCCGGCGACGTAGGCGGCGCGGCAGGGCCTGCACCCGGCGACGACGGTTCCCGATGGACGCCGGCCGGGTGGTGCCCTGGCGCACGTGCCGCGTCCCCCGGCGGCCGCGGCCTCCCGGCGGTGCCGGCGGCGCGTGCAGTGGTGGCGGGCCGCGCGCTTCCGGCGGCCTCGCCGATGCCGCCGGCCCGGACGGATCGGACGACGCACGCGACCCGCGCGCTACCGGCGACCAGGGCGAGGCAGGCGGCTCTGACGATGCCGGCGGCCGACAGGATGACTCGGCCGGTGCGGACGGCGAGCGGCCCGGGCGCTACCGGCGACCAGGGCGCTACCGGCAGCTCTGACGATGCCGGCGGCGGCCCGGGCTGTTCCGCCGGGACGGCGTGCGTGGCTCGGACGGCCGAGACGGAAGCGCGGCAGCTGGGGCGACGGGTCCGCCGGCGGCAGCTGACGGGCCGGATCCGATGGGGCCGGGCGGGTCGTTGCCGTCTGCGGCCGTGAATCGGTGACAGCCACGGCAAGGCGATCGAGGTGCCCTCCAGCGCTCGCATCGTGGGACAACCCGCCGGTGCGGTCTAGACCTATGACCTGCACCCCTGCATCATCCGGGCACACCCTTCACGTCCGTCACTCAGGACGCGGGATGATCATGGAAGTAGGCCGTTCGGGTTGCGCCCGCACTGGTCAGTGGTGAAGATCGTCTGAACGGCCGAGCCGGCAGGGAGGCTCGCGTCGCCCCGGACGGAGCCCATACATGGGTCATACAGCCACCAGACGGTCGCCAAGACTTAACAATTCGCGCCCTATGCAGTTGTGGGCTCAGTCACATACCCTCATGCCACGAGGCCGTCCATGCAGGGCACGGCCTCGCAGGTGTCTCGAGGAGGCCGGCGTTGACCGAGAGCACTCCGACCACTGAATTCCTGCGGCAGGGCACGGAACCGGTGGTCGGTGCCGACAGCGCGCCCGTCATCAAACCGAGCGTCGTGCACGTGCCGTCGTCGCTGGTGTCGTTGGTGGCGGCGGAACGCCAGAGGTCGGGCCGGTCGAACGGGCAGATCCTCATCGATGCGATCGAAGCCGGCCACGGTCACCTGGTCAAACTCCACAACGAGTCCAACAGCATAGGAGGCCGACTCTTCACCGCCCGCACGGCGAAGCCCCAGCTTCCCGTGGCCCAGCCCCTCTCGCCGCTCAACATCCGGCTCTACGAACAGGACTACGAGGTCCTGGACCGGTTGGTCACCGAGCTCGGCGCCGGTTCCCGCAGCCGGCTGGCGACCCTGGCCCTCACCTTCTACCTGGACAGCCCGACGTAACGCAGCACCGCAGCACGAACAACACCTTCCCCGGACAAAGCAGGACGGCAACGATGAGTTCGCCCCCCACCCATCAGCCGGCACCCGATCACCTCGACGACGAGTTCGACATCGCCGAGGCCAAGCTGGAACCGGCCGTCGCCGCGCCGCCGAAGCAGCGCCGCCGGCCGGCGTTGATCGGGCTCGGCGTAGCCCTGGTCGCCCTCGGCGGCCTGGGCGCGGCCTGGCTGGCCACCAGCATGAGTGACACCGTCGACGTCCTCGCGGTGCGCGCCGACGTCGCACGCGGCGAGCAGATCACCGAGGACGACCTCACGACGGCGAGCATCAACGCCGACCCCGCGCTCGACCCGATCCGCGCCGAGCGCAGCAGCGAGGTCGTGGGCCAGTACGCGTCCGTCGACCTCCCGGCCGGCACGCTCGTCACCGCGAACTCCTTCAGCGGCGCCATCCAGCCGGCCGAGGGCGAGTCGATGGTCGGCGTCGCGGTCACGCCGGCGCAGCTGCCGAGCGAGCCGCTGCGCCCCGGCGACACCGTCCGCATCGTCGACACCCCGAACCCGCAGGACAACCCGCCCGGCTCGACCCCCGACTCCATCGAGGCGACGGTCGTGTCGACCACGACGGACGACGAGACCGGCCAGCGCATGGTCAACGTCGTCCTGCCCGAGGTGCGCGCCCCTGACCTCGCCGCCCGCGTCGCGACCGGGCGCATCGTCGTCGTCCTGGGGTCGCGCGCGACGGGAGGTGAGTGATGGCGGTCGTCGCTCTCACCTCGGCACGAGGCGCACCCGGCGTCACGACCACGGCACTGGCGATGGCCATGCTGTGGCCGCGGCCGGTCGTGCTGGTCGAGGCCGACGTCGCCGGCAGCAGCAGCATCCTCGCGGGGTACCTCCGCGGCACCGTCCCACCCGACCGCGGGCTGGTCAGCCTGGCCGTCGCGCACCGCCGTGGCGTGCTGGACGAGAAGTTCTACGACCAGACGGTCGCGCTCATCGAGAACCGCGTCCGGCTCGTCCCCGGGCTGGTCAACGCCCAGCAGGCGGCCAGCATGGACAAGCTGTGGTCGCCGCTGAGCATCGTGCTGGCCAACCTCGAACGCACCGGCACCGACGTCATCATCGACGCCGGGCGGCTGGGCATGCGACACGGCCCGATGCCGCTGCTGCGCTCCGCCGACGCCGTGCTGCTGGTCACGCGCACCACGCTGCCCGCCGTCAGCTCGGCCCGGGCCCGGGTCAACGTGCTGCGCGAGGACCTCGTCGAGCTGGGTCAGGGCGACGACACCCTGGCCATGCTGCTCATCGGCGAGGGCCAGCCGTACCGCGCCCGCGAGATCCACTCCGCCCTCGGCGTCCCGGTGCTGGCCTCCATCGCCTGGGACCAAGCCGCGTCCGACTCCCTCAGCGTCGGCGCCGCGTACGGACGGCGCTTCGCGGCGGCCCCGCTGTTCCGCAGCACGCGGGTCGTCATCGGCGCCGTGCACGAACTGGTCGACCGCCATCGCACCCGGCTGGCCCCGGCCGCGGAGTCCCTGATGGAGGAGCACACCTATGGCTGACCCCACGAACGCCGCGGCGAGCCTGGAGAACCTGCCGCTGTTCGCGGAGCCTGACAACGGCAACGGCAACGGCAACGGCGACGAGTGGGGCGACACCCATCACTCGCTCAGCGGCCCGGGACAGACCGACCTGCGCCGGTCGCTGCAGGCCCGGCTCGCGTCCGCCTCGGCGCAGCGCGGCCGCGGCGGGCTGCCGAGCGGCGCCCATGCCCGTCGCGCCGACGACGACCTCACGGCGCTCGAACGCAGCGGCGGCATCCTGCGCCCGACCAGTCGCGGCGGCGAGGTCGACTGGGGCCTGGTCCGCGCCTACCGCGAGCAGGCCGCCGACCAGCTGGCGCACGCGCTGCGCAGTCGCGAGGGCCTCGACGACGCCGGACGGCGCGAGCTGGGCCGCAGCATCGTCGTCGAGCTGCTCGCCGACCACGCCGAGCGGGCGCTCACCAAGGGCTTGCCGATCATCACGCCGGACGAGCAGATCCAGCTGGCCGAGGCCATCATGGCTGCGCTGTTCGGGCTCGGCCGGCTGCAGCCGCTGGTCGACGACCCCGGCATCGAGAACATCGAGATCAACGGGCACGACAACGTGCACCTGATCTACGACGACGGCCGCATCGTCGACGGCCCGCCGGTGGCCGACAGCGATGAGGAACTGATCGAGACGCTGTCGTTCCTGGCCACCCGCACGGGCACCAACGAGCGGCCGTTCTCGCCGTCGAACCCGCGGCTGCACCTGCGGCTGCGCGACGGCTCGCGGCTGGCGGCCACCGCGTGGATCACGCCGCGACCGGTCGCCGTCATCCGCAAGCACCGCCTCACCGACATCGGCATCAAGGAGCTCGTCGACCTCGACATGCTCAGCCCGGCCGCGGCGGCGTTCCTCGCGACGGCCGTCCGGGCCCGCAAGAGCCTGGTCGTCTCCGGAGCGCAGGGCGCCGGGAAGACCACGCTGGTCAGGGCTCTGACGAACGAGCTGGACCCGATGGAGCGCATCGGCACCATCGAGACCGAGTACGAGCTGCACCTGCACGACATGCCCGAACGGCACAAGCGCATCGTGGCGTGGGAGGCGCGGCCGGGCAGCGGCGAGCGCGGGCCCGACGGCCGCGCCGTCGGCGAGATCACCCTCGACGACCTCGTCTTCGACTCGCTGCGGATGAACCTCTCGCGTCTCATCGTCGGCGAGGTGCGCGGCCGCGAGGTGCTGCCGATGTTCAAGGCCATGCAGTCCGGCGCCGGCTCGCTGTCGACGACACACGCCCACTCCGCGCGGGCGGCCATCGAGCGCCTGGTCACCTGCGCCATGGAGGCCGGCCAGCACGTCACCGAATCGTTCGCGTACCGGCAGATCGCCGAGCACATCGACCTCATCGTCCAGATCGAGCTGGTCGACAACAGCCACTCCGGCGGCAAGCGGTCGCGCTACATCAGCGAGATCATCGCCATCGAGCCCGGCGAGCACGGCCTGCCCGCCGTCACCGACGTCTTCCAGCCCGGCCCCGACGGCCGCGCCGTGCCCGGCACGCCGCCGATCTGGCTGGGCGACCTCGAACGGGTCGGCTTCAACCCGCGGCTGCTCGACCACGGCGGTGTGCCATGACGGCGTTCGCCGCGGCGTTCGCGGCCATCCTGGTGCTCGGCGGCATCCTCGTGATCGTGCTCGGGCTGATCCCGCAGCCGCCGCAGGCCCGCCCGGCCACGGCCGGTCAGCGGCTCAAGGCACGGTTCGTCAGTATGACCGGCGGCCGCAACGCGGCGGCCCGGCAGCTGCGCATCCTGCTCGGCATCGGCCTCGCCGGCGGCATGGTGGGCTGGCTGCTCACCGGCTGGCTGATCCTCGTGGTGCTGGTGCCGGCCGCGCTGATCGGCCTGCCCGCGCTGCTCGCCCCGCCGGCCACGGCCACCCCGGTCGCGAAGCTCGAGGCGATGGAGGAGTGGACGCGGTCGCTGGCCGGCGTTCTCACCGTCGGCGTCGGCCTGGAGCAGGCCATCACGGCCACCATGAAGTCGACCCCCGACGCGCTGCGGCCGGAGGTGACGACGCTGGTCGCGCGGCTGCGCGCCCGCTGGCCCACGGTGGCGGCGCTGCGAGCGTTCGCCGACGACCTCGACGACGCCACCGGCGACCTCATCGCGTCGTCGCTGATCCTCGGTGCGACGCGACGCGGCGCCGGCCTCGCGGCGGTGCTGGAAGGGCTAGCGGCGACGGTGGCCCAGGACGTCCAGGTGCGCCGCAAGATCGAGGCCGACCGGTCGAAACCGCGCACGACCGCCCGCATGGTCACCATCATCACGCTGGTCGTGCTGGCCTTCATGACGTTCAACAGCTCCTACATCGAGCCGTACGGCTCGGCCATCGGCCAGATCGTGCTGATCGTCCTGCTCAGCTGCTACGTCCTGTGCCTGCTGTGGATGCGGCAGATCACCCGGCCCCGGCCGCTGCCGCGGATCATGGGCTGGGATCTGCGCTCGTCCACCGGACCGACCCGGGCGGAGGCGCGATGATCTGGGAGCTGGGCATCCTCGCCGGCGCGCTGGCCGGGCTCGGGCTGGCGCTGGTCGTCCGCGAGCTGGTGCCGGCCCAGCCGCACCTGCGCGCGACGCTCGGCCGTCTGCACGACACCGGCACCGAGACGACGCGCGCGCTGGAGCCGCAGGCCACCCAGTCCGGCTCGCTGTTCCAGGACCGCCTCGGCCGGTTCCTCGAACAGCGGCTGCCGACGCTGGTCGGGTTCCGGCTGCCGCGCCAGGAACTGGACCTGCTGCGCATCCCCGCCTACCGCTACTACGGCGAGAAGGCGCTGTGGGCGCTGCTCGGCCTGGCGTTCCCGGCCATCCTGACGTTGACGCTGGCCATCACCGGCGTCTCGCTGCCGTTCACGGTGCCGGCCTTCGTCGGCCTGATCCTCGCCGTCGTCATGTGGTTCCTGCCCGACATCGAGACCCGGCAGAAGGCCAACAACGCCCGCGAGGAGTTCACCCGCGCGCTCGGCGCCTACATCGACCTCGTCGCGCTGGAACGGGCCGGCGGCGCCGGCTCCACCCAAGCGCTCGAGAACGCCGCCGAGGTGGGCGACTCCTGGGTGTTCCAGCGCCTGCGCGAAGAGCTGGCCCGGGCCCGGTGGTCCGGCACGACGCCCTGGGAGGGCCTGCACACGCTCTCGATCCAGCTCGGGCTCAGCGACCTCGACGACCTCGCCGACATCATGCGGCTGTCCGGCGAAGAGGGCGCCACGGTCTACGAGAGCCTGCGCGCCCGCGCCAGCGGACTGCGCGACGCCATGCTGTCGGCCGAGCACGCCCGCGCCAATGCCGACAGCGAACGAATGGTCATGCCCGTCGCACTTCTGGGCGTGGTTTTCATGGCTCTACTCGCGGCTCCGACGGTGATGCGTATGCTCGAATGACCCTTTGTCCGTAATTTCCTCAGTCAGGAATTCCCCGGTCCTGACACGTCACAGAAGTCTCCCCGGACATGCCTACAGCTGTGACGGGTCGGGAACAGCCCGCACCCCCGAGAGGAACACGACAATGCTGCAACTCCAGGCATGGATGACGGTCCTGTCCGCCGAGCTGCGCGACCGCTACTCCGAGTTGACCGGCCGCCGCCGCGAGCAGGGCGCCACGACGCTCGAGTACGTCGTCATCGCCGCCGCGGTCTTCGTCGCCGCCGTCGCCCTGGTGGGCATCATCATCGGCGTCATCAACCGCGAACAAGCGAAGATCCAGTAGGCCATGAGCCGCCGGCCACGTGACGGGCAGCGGCGTCGCACTCGGCGCCGCCTCCCCGGACGTCCCGAACGAGGCGCGGCGACGCTGGAGCT
Protein-coding sequences here:
- a CDS encoding SAF domain-containing protein; translated protein: MSSPPTHQPAPDHLDDEFDIAEAKLEPAVAAPPKQRRRPALIGLGVALVALGGLGAAWLATSMSDTVDVLAVRADVARGEQITEDDLTTASINADPALDPIRAERSSEVVGQYASVDLPAGTLVTANSFSGAIQPAEGESMVGVAVTPAQLPSEPLRPGDTVRIVDTPNPQDNPPGSTPDSIEATVVSTTTDDETGQRMVNVVLPEVRAPDLAARVATGRIVVVLGSRATGGE
- a CDS encoding ATPase, T2SS/T4P/T4SS family, yielding MADPTNAAASLENLPLFAEPDNGNGNGNGDEWGDTHHSLSGPGQTDLRRSLQARLASASAQRGRGGLPSGAHARRADDDLTALERSGGILRPTSRGGEVDWGLVRAYREQAADQLAHALRSREGLDDAGRRELGRSIVVELLADHAERALTKGLPIITPDEQIQLAEAIMAALFGLGRLQPLVDDPGIENIEINGHDNVHLIYDDGRIVDGPPVADSDEELIETLSFLATRTGTNERPFSPSNPRLHLRLRDGSRLAATAWITPRPVAVIRKHRLTDIGIKELVDLDMLSPAAAAFLATAVRARKSLVVSGAQGAGKTTLVRALTNELDPMERIGTIETEYELHLHDMPERHKRIVAWEARPGSGERGPDGRAVGEITLDDLVFDSLRMNLSRLIVGEVRGREVLPMFKAMQSGAGSLSTTHAHSARAAIERLVTCAMEAGQHVTESFAYRQIAEHIDLIVQIELVDNSHSGGKRSRYISEIIAIEPGEHGLPAVTDVFQPGPDGRAVPGTPPIWLGDLERVGFNPRLLDHGGVP
- a CDS encoding type II secretion system F family protein encodes the protein MTAFAAAFAAILVLGGILVIVLGLIPQPPQARPATAGQRLKARFVSMTGGRNAAARQLRILLGIGLAGGMVGWLLTGWLILVVLVPAALIGLPALLAPPATATPVAKLEAMEEWTRSLAGVLTVGVGLEQAITATMKSTPDALRPEVTTLVARLRARWPTVAALRAFADDLDDATGDLIASSLILGATRRGAGLAAVLEGLAATVAQDVQVRRKIEADRSKPRTTARMVTIITLVVLAFMTFNSSYIEPYGSAIGQIVLIVLLSCYVLCLLWMRQITRPRPLPRIMGWDLRSSTGPTRAEAR
- a CDS encoding type II secretion system F family protein — translated: MIWELGILAGALAGLGLALVVRELVPAQPHLRATLGRLHDTGTETTRALEPQATQSGSLFQDRLGRFLEQRLPTLVGFRLPRQELDLLRIPAYRYYGEKALWALLGLAFPAILTLTLAITGVSLPFTVPAFVGLILAVVMWFLPDIETRQKANNAREEFTRALGAYIDLVALERAGGAGSTQALENAAEVGDSWVFQRLREELARARWSGTTPWEGLHTLSIQLGLSDLDDLADIMRLSGEEGATVYESLRARASGLRDAMLSAEHARANADSERMVMPVALLGVVFMALLAAPTVMRMLE